The Candidatus Sericytochromatia bacterium nucleotide sequence GGCCCCGGCGGCCAAGGCCAGCGTCAGGGTGCCCACCACCGTGTCGCCCGCGCCGGTCACGTCGAACACCTCCGAGCGGTTGAAGGCCGGAATGGTCGTCACCGAGCCGTCGGCCTCGAACAGGGCCATGCCGTTGCCGCCGCGCGTGATCAGCATGCTGCGGGAGGCGGCCGCCGCCAGCAGGTCACGGCCGGCCCGCATCAGGCTGTCGGCATCGGTGATCGGAAAGCCGACCACGTTCTCGGCTTCGGGTTGATTGGGCGTCAGGATCCAGGAGCCCGGGAAGCGCGCCAGGTCGCCCTGAGAGTCGACCGTGACGATCGTGCCGTGCTGCTCGGCCAGGGCCAGCACGCCCGCGATCACGCGCGGCGTGAGGACGCCGTTGCCGTAATCCGAAAGCAGCAAGGCATCCAGCTGCGGCAGGCGAGCTTCGATCGCCGCCAGCAAGGCCGATTCCAGTTCCGGGGTCATCGGGCCCCGTTCCTCGCGGTCGATGCGCACGATCTGCTGCGTCACGCTTTGCTGGGAGGAGGCCGAGATGCGGGTCTTGGTGGTGGTCGGGCGGGCCGGGTCAACCAGGGTCGCCACCGTGCCGACGCCTCGTCCTTCCAGCACGGCGCGTAACTTCGGCCCCATGGTGTCGTCGCCGACCAGTCCGGCCATCTGCACCTGGCCGTCGAGGCTCGCGATGTTGGCCGCGGCATTGGCCGCACCTCCGGGATAGACCACGCTCTCCCGGTGTTTCAGGATCAGGACCGGGGCCTCGCGGGAGATGCGCGCCACCTCGCCGCTGAGGTATTCGTCGGCGAACAGGTCGCCCACCACCATGACCCGCGCGCGTGGGAAGGCCGAGAGCAAGGCATCGAAGCGGGCGGTGGAAAGGTTGAAAAGCATGACCGGATTCTCGTGGCGAGGCCTCGTCGAGGTCGGCGGGGCAGGGAACACCTCCGCACCATAGCAAGGCGCCTTTGGCGCTGGCAAGGGGGTCGTGCGCGTCGGCCACCTCGTCCGGCTCACTTCGGCACTCCGTGCGTTGGCTGGCCGTGCAGGCCGCTGACTTTAGATGCCTTCCGTGTCACGGGAGCGAATGGCTCGGGTATGAAGCGTCTCGTGGCGGCAAGCGCCCGTCACGTGGCTTCGACATGGTATCGGGTTCTGTGCA carries:
- a CDS encoding PfkB family carbohydrate kinase; this translates as MLFNLSTARFDALLSAFPRARVMVVGDLFADEYLSGEVARISREAPVLILKHRESVVYPGGAANAAANIASLDGQVQMAGLVGDDTMGPKLRAVLEGRGVGTVATLVDPARPTTTKTRISASSQQSVTQQIVRIDREERGPMTPELESALLAAIEARLPQLDALLLSDYGNGVLTPRVIAGVLALAEQHGTIVTVDSQGDLARFPGSWILTPNQPEAENVVGFPITDADSLMRAGRDLLAAAASRSMLITRGGNGMALFEADGSVTTIPAFNRSEVFDVTGAGDTVVGTLTLALAAGASFKEAIVMANVAASIVVRRFGTSVTTREELQEAWSGLLLQPDLRPA